In Phaseolus vulgaris cultivar G19833 chromosome 3, P. vulgaris v2.0, whole genome shotgun sequence, the sequence TTTTACACCAAAAAATCTCTATGATCATTGCTACCATTTTATGGAATGAGGAAGTTAACTCTTGATCCACATGTTTTGTTGGTACGAGGCATAACATTGTTAAGAGAGTTTAATTTGTATGCTGCATCACTCTAAAAACTCAGACTATCGACCAGTCAGAAAACATCATATGACATTATGGTAGTATCATGAACTATGAGGTTCAAACACACCTTTTAAATTGTGGGTAGCACAATtccaacaaaattttaaaaagaacaactacattaattttctaaaaactcaaatttattgtatgagtttttgtaatgattataaaaataaggaacaaatcttTTAGAACCTGCCATAACAAACATCATTTTGTCAAATAACCGAGACATACAAATCCTCATTGTAAGTATCactgtctatgctacatagatcaTGAAAGATAAAACTATTTTCTCATTCTGATGAAAATTTCAGGTTCGAACTATTGTAAAGCCAGGATGCCCTCAGGAGGTTTTGAAGGCGGCTCTGAGTGTGATGGCTTCAGTGACTGAAGTTCTGGCAGCCATGTCAACCACTTCTTCTAACAGCCTGTCAGCCCTTTGAGAGTTGCAGATGGAAGTTGTATTCTTTTCCAAAATTTTCAGGCCTAAGGTTTTAGTTTCTACATTTTATAGACATGGAAGTAGTTTTTGATTGGAAATAAGAGTTAGATCCGACATGGTGCATGTCAAGGTGAGATTATACTGTAGTCAAAGTTTTGGCTGTGTTCCCCCAACTGGGtcatttttttttgctttttcaaGACACAGAGAGTTCATTCCATGTGACAATGTTTGATAATTTAGCTTGGTGCTTGAGGTTGTTACtgttatcatcatcatcatcattcatTGTTCTTCCTGGGACATCTCTTTTTTGATATTCCAAACTTTTGTACCTCAGTCAAATTTCCTAGCCCTTTAAATTCTCGCATTCAGAAATAGCACGTGATTTATGACACGTGGCATGCAGAACTTTGCATCTGCCACAAACACGTGGAAAATGCTGTGCTTTTTTTCAACAGGAATTGATACCATTAATGTTGACCAACTTTCCTAATACTTATGCAACTTTCAACTTTCTACCATAGAAGAAGATTAAGAACACAAGTTTAAATTACCTTATATACTTTTCTTTTGATAAATTATGAGAGGGTTACAGAAAagtttttcaatattaaaatgtttacataattgtaatttttgttcCCAAATTTACAGTTTTGGTTTCTTATAAAAGGGAATTTTTATTATTGGGTGTatgtatttctattttatttttaattatattttaaagctaaaaaatagaaaacaaaaagaCATGATCTAAATAGTAAACGTAATTGCACCCGTATCTTAATAACATaacatattataaattattcacatatttataaaagaaaatcagAAATATCATGCAATTTCTTATAAATTTGCCCAGTAGTTATGTCTAAGATGACAAAATAACTACGTAAAATTgagtaaaattataaaaaataaaaataaaaataaggaataaaaagtatatttgcattaaataaagttattaaaatgaaaaagaaatagtTGCAGGAACAGAGTAACAATTGGTGCTCTCACTGATAGTATCTCTGATCTCCGGTTCGCATTCAGTTCTCTACGGTTCCTTCGATTTCATTAACCCGAAAACAATACAATGTACTTGAAAGATTGTTATTCCCTCTTACTAAAACATCGCAAACCGTCAATCCCCTTCGTGCTCCCCACGCGCCACCTCGAACCACCACCCTCCTCCTCCATCCCCGATCCCCACGTCGTCCAAGCGCTTCGCCGCGAGCCCGACGTCACGCGCGCGCTCCAATACTTCCAACACGTGGTCACTTCCACGGCCTTCAAACACACACCCGTAACCTACCACATCATGATCGAGAAGCTCGGAAGAAGCAACGTCGAAATCGACAGCATTCACTATCTCCTTCAGCAGATGAAAATCGAAGGCGTTCCCTGTTCCGAGGACTTGTTCATATGCGTTTTGAACTCTTACAAGCGAGCCGGGTTGGGAGAGCGGGCTTTGAAGTTGTTCTACAGGATCAAGGAGTTTGGGTGTAAGCCCACTGTGAAAATTTACAACCACTTGCTCGATGCGCTTGTTGGTGAAGCGGAAAACAGGTTTCAGGCCATTGGGGCTGTTTATGAGAACATGAAGGGTGAAGGGTTGGAGCCTAATGTGTTCACTTACAATATTCTTTTGAAGGCACTGTGTAAAAATGGGAAGGTGGATAGTGCCTGCAAGCTGCTTGAGGAAATGTCCAAGAGAGGGTGTGTCCCGGATAAGGTCAGTTACACGACGCTTGTGGCGGGGATGTGTAGTGATGGTCGGGTGGATGAGGCGAGAGAGGTGGTCAAGAGATTTGGGGTTGAGAGTGTGGTGTCAGTTTGCAATGCTTTGGTTTGTGGATTGTGCAAGGAGGGGAGAATTGGGGAGGTGTTTGGTTTGGTAAGTGAGATGGTGGAGAAGGGGGTTGATCCTGATGTTGTGACTTATTCTAGTGTTATTAGTTGGCTTTCGGATGTTGGGGAGGTTGAGTTGTCGCTAGCGGTTTTGGGTCAGATGGTGAGGAGAGGTTGCCGTGCGAATGTTCACACGTTTAGTTCTTTGATGAAAGGGCATTTCTTTGGAGGGAGAGTGGGGGAGGCGGTTGGGTTGTGGAGGTTTATGGTTTTGGAGGGGGTTCGGCCGAATGTTGTTGCATACAACACGCTGTTGTATGGCCTGTGCTGCAATGGGAATGTGGATGAGGCTGTGGTGGTTTGTGATCGGATGGAGAAGGATTGGTTTTGCAGGCCGAATGTGACCACATATAGTACACTTGTTCATGGGTTTGCGAAGGCTGGCGATTTGCAGGGCGCTTCTGAAATGTGGAATAGAATGGTAAATTGTGGGGTTCGACCTAATGTGGTGGTGTACACCTCCATGGTGGATGTTCTGTGTAAGAATTCTATGTTTGACCAGGCTTATCGGCTTATTGACAATATGGTTGCTGATGGTTGTTCTCCGACTGTTGTTACATTCAACACGTTTATCAAGGGCTTGTGTCGTGGTGGGAGAGTGCAATGGGCTTTGCGTGTGGTTGATCAGATGCAGAGTTATGGGTGTTTTCCTGATATAAGATCCTATAACGAATTGTTGGATGGGCTGTTTAGTGCGAATGGTTTTAGAGAAGCTTGCGAGCTTATTACAGATTTGGAAG encodes:
- the LOC137806092 gene encoding pentatricopeptide repeat-containing protein At3g48810 produces the protein MYLKDCYSLLLKHRKPSIPFVLPTRHLEPPPSSSIPDPHVVQALRREPDVTRALQYFQHVVTSTAFKHTPVTYHIMIEKLGRSNVEIDSIHYLLQQMKIEGVPCSEDLFICVLNSYKRAGLGERALKLFYRIKEFGCKPTVKIYNHLLDALVGEAENRFQAIGAVYENMKGEGLEPNVFTYNILLKALCKNGKVDSACKLLEEMSKRGCVPDKVSYTTLVAGMCSDGRVDEAREVVKRFGVESVVSVCNALVCGLCKEGRIGEVFGLVSEMVEKGVDPDVVTYSSVISWLSDVGEVELSLAVLGQMVRRGCRANVHTFSSLMKGHFFGGRVGEAVGLWRFMVLEGVRPNVVAYNTLLYGLCCNGNVDEAVVVCDRMEKDWFCRPNVTTYSTLVHGFAKAGDLQGASEMWNRMVNCGVRPNVVVYTSMVDVLCKNSMFDQAYRLIDNMVADGCSPTVVTFNTFIKGLCRGGRVQWALRVVDQMQSYGCFPDIRSYNELLDGLFSANGFREACELITDLEERKVELNSVTYNTFMYGFSSHGMQESVFQVLGRMLVTGVKPDAITVNIVIYAYSKLGKVRTAIQLLDRITAGKEFCSDIIAHTSLLWGICNWLGIEEAVVYLNKMINRGISPNIVTWNVLVRGFFNKLGHIGPIRILDDILGNG